One Brachyspira pilosicoli P43/6/78 genomic window carries:
- the atpH gene encoding ATP synthase F1 subunit delta, translated as MNSNEEKLLTPAASAIFNIAKEAGLINEIYKELKECSKLFEDEEIKKYFDDKKIDKREKTKLVEKKLKSIFSKEIFSFINLLIENELIDELANIADIYGKMLDEYNNTVRVKIIASCSINEDTIKKIIDTIKTFSDKKIEYTIEVDDSLIGGIIVNIGDTVYDYSIKNQINMMKNRFV; from the coding sequence ATGAATAGTAATGAAGAGAAATTATTAACACCGGCTGCCAGTGCTATATTTAACATAGCTAAAGAGGCTGGTTTAATAAATGAAATATATAAAGAACTTAAAGAATGCTCTAAATTATTTGAAGATGAGGAAATAAAAAAATATTTTGATGATAAAAAAATAGATAAAAGAGAAAAAACAAAACTTGTAGAAAAAAAATTAAAATCAATATTTTCTAAAGAGATTTTTTCTTTTATCAATTTACTCATAGAAAATGAGCTTATAGATGAATTAGCAAATATAGCAGATATTTATGGTAAAATGCTTGATGAATATAATAATACTGTGAGGGTAAAAATTATAGCTTCTTGCAGCATAAATGAAGATACTATAAAAAAAATAATAGATACTATAAAAACATTTTCTGATAAAAAAATAGAATATACTATAGAGGTAGATGATAGTTTAATTGGCGGTATAATAGTTAATATTGGCGACACGGTTTATGATTATAGTATAAAGAATCAGATAAATATGATGAAAAATAGATTTGTTTAA
- the atpF gene encoding F0F1 ATP synthase subunit B, with amino-acid sequence MALLKIDPGIIIWTWITFLLVLAVLGASTWKIILKGLNARADKIQEDLEEAEKTRENAKKSLAAYREQIDNAKAEASSIIENARIEANRVRDKIIGNAREEAESHRNKILSEIDRAKDEAMGNVRKQAVDIAVVMAETILKRNIDKNDNQALINEFVNNFEKDNNK; translated from the coding sequence ATGGCACTTTTAAAAATAGATCCGGGTATTATTATATGGACTTGGATAACATTTTTACTAGTTCTTGCTGTGCTTGGAGCTTCTACTTGGAAGATTATTCTTAAAGGCTTGAATGCACGTGCAGATAAGATACAAGAGGACTTGGAAGAGGCAGAAAAAACTAGGGAAAATGCTAAGAAATCTTTGGCTGCATATAGAGAGCAGATTGACAATGCTAAAGCAGAGGCTAGTTCTATAATAGAAAATGCTAGGATTGAGGCTAATAGGGTTAGAGATAAGATTATTGGCAATGCTCGTGAAGAGGCTGAATCTCATAGAAATAAAATACTCTCTGAAATTGATAGAGCTAAAGATGAAGCTATGGGAAATGTAAGAAAACAGGCTGTGGATATTGCCGTTGTTATGGCTGAAACTATATTAAAAAGAAATATAGATAAAAATGATAATCAGGCTTTGATAAATGAGTTTGTGAATAATTTTGAAAAAGATAACAATAAATAA